The proteins below come from a single Rosa rugosa chromosome 2, drRosRugo1.1, whole genome shotgun sequence genomic window:
- the LOC133730992 gene encoding uncharacterized protein LOC133730992: protein MTRVGGISWTGQTSQAPPLIRPVGETIFHTPPPPPDPGYIRREEVEEMIRAVNQRPNLEETYQGPFPQHILQAHYPRGYKTITLSTFSGEDVESAMAHLIKFRVQCGQHQNDDILKCKIFATSLSGTAFTWYTRLQPGSITDWPVMEKLFRETFRTIEPEVDLASLTQMAQQPTESAVAYLQRFQI from the coding sequence ATGACTCGCGTAGGCGGCATATCGTGGACTGGCCAAACATCACAGGCGCCACCCTTGATCCGGCCAGTTGGTGAAACAATATTCCACACCCCTCCGCCGCCCCCGGATCCAGGGTACATAAGGAgagaagaggtagaggagatgattaggGCCGTGAACCAGAGGCCCAACTTGGAAGAGACCTATCAGGGTCCCTTCCCACAACATATCTTGCAAGCTCATTACCCCAGAGGGTACAAGACTATCACGTTATCTACCTTCTCAGGAGAAGATGTCGAAAGCGCCATGGCGCATCTGATAAAgtttcgagtacagtgtggccaaCACCAGAACGATGACATCTTGAAGTGCAAGATATTCGCGACTTCTTTGTCAGGGACCGCCTTCACCTGGTACACTAGATTGCAGCCAGGGTCTATCACGGACTGGCCGGTGATGGAGAAGCTGTTCAGAGAAACTTTCAGAACCATCGAACCCGAGGTAGATCTAGCTTCgctcactcagatggctcagcagccaactgaatccgcCGTCGCATATCTCCAACGCTTCCAGATCTAA